A single region of the Maniola jurtina chromosome 6, ilManJurt1.1, whole genome shotgun sequence genome encodes:
- the LOC123866309 gene encoding delta-sarcoglycan-like, whose translation MKVEDTTAEGIRGWGCTPTGDPPPAAVNTSNATKSSCLPEWVSRGWKRNLLYGIIVFLMVLVFLNIALTLWIISTLRLTARGIGPITIIKDGVHLDGQVWVVDKLVASTISSQAAQPITLYSHRNFSVLVSEPGHVNLAKLVIKRDIIECSGQVFEVRDAKGGEVFYASREEVRVSAEALTLDGAGGLTVKSALQTPVVRAPPGSDLQLESLTRRLDVRAPQSIFLESRAGGIDITSHSNITLKSDVGAIKLHASNIIIHNLKEASVTEVPQKKTWGRKVYQLCACASGKLFLAAPESICAMHDHDIELCR comes from the exons ATGAAAGTAGAAGACACAACAGCTGAAGGTATCAGAGGATGGGGCTGCACTCCAACTGGTGATCCTCCTCCTGCAGCGGTAAACACATCAAACGCAACAAAATCCAGCTGTCTACCAGAATGGGTGTCTAGAGGCTGGAAAAGAAACTTATTGTATGGAATTATAGTATTTCTAATGGTGCTTGTGTTTTTGAATATTGCCTTGACGTTATGGATCATAAGTACATTAAGATTGACGGCG AGAGGTATTGGTCCAATAACAATTATAAAAGACGGCGTTCATCTAGATGGGCAGGTGTGGGTAGTCGACAAACTAGTTGCTTCGACAATTTCGTCGCAAGCGGCTCAACCTATCACCCTATATTCACACCGGAATTTCTCTGTCCTCGTTTCAGAGCCTGGTCATGTCAACCTAGCTAAATTAGTAATAA agcGAGATATTATAGAGTGCAGTGGACAAGTGTTTGAAGTCAGGGACGCAAAGGGAGGTGAGGTGTTCTATGCGTCTCGGGAAGAAGTCCGTGTGTCCGCAGAGGCCCTAACTCTAGACGGAGCAGGAGGACTAACGGTAAAGAGTGCTCTCCAAACTCCAGTAGTCCGTGCACCGCCTGGCTCTGATTTgca ATTGGAATCATTGACACGACGGCTCGACGTGAGAGCACCACAGTCCATATTTCTTGAAAGTAGAGCAGGTGGCATCGACATAACATCACATAGCAACATAACGCTTAAATCGGACGTCGGAGCC ATCAAACTTCACGCTTCGAATATTATAATCCACAATCTCAAGGAAGCATCTGTAACTGAAGTTCCACAGAAAAAAACGTGGGGAAGGAAAGTTTACCAATTGTGCGCGTGCGCTTCCGGAAAATTGTTCTTGGCAGCTCCAGAGTCTATTTGTGCGATGCATGATCATGATATTGAACTATGCCGATGA